The proteins below are encoded in one region of Methylophilales bacterium:
- a CDS encoding cation:proton antiporter — translation MFESLQLIILLLVSSVFLVALFKYLSLPPMIAYFAVGLILGPNALGILPDSESSRHFVEFGIVFLMFTIGLEFSLPKLNAMRNILFGLGGSQVLITLLVVIMCGVFFGLQLPSAFIIGAALTMSSTAIVSKILIERSDLNSRHGRLSIGILLFQDIAVIFVLILIPVFNNLEADLFKLIFFALLKIVFLLFIVFKAGKPVMNYWFDIVAKNKSRELFVLNVLMITLIFSYVTKLAGLSYALGAFLAGMIISETRYRHQVESDITSFRNILLGLFFISVGMMLNIAIFKDNFSLIILLFLTFTVFKIILITALTTMFKYELGVGIRTGIILSQAGEFGFVILALGQKNAIITGDIFQIILSVCLLSMLIAPILIPLNGRIARWIAKGYSKKSETLVKQIEGVGHDYSDHVILCGYGRSGQYLGRFLKEENISFIAIDMDLNRVSDASIAGENVMYGDASRRIVLRAAGIERAKAVIVAYTDDRSTEKVLNVIRESFPILPVIVRAKDESSVDKLQNAGATDVVPEVQEGSLMLASHALVLLGIPLSNVIKKIRIFRSERYKMFRGYFAGATDVDQEASSHDLPQLHSVEIKEYFSICNNSISNLSLKNFDVEIQYIRRPNMLENIEPRPDIVLTAGDILVIIGTQENLNLFEKYTINGE, via the coding sequence ATGTTTGAATCTCTTCAGTTAATAATTTTATTATTAGTAAGCTCTGTGTTCTTAGTGGCACTTTTTAAATATTTATCATTACCCCCAATGATCGCGTATTTTGCTGTAGGGCTTATTCTTGGCCCTAATGCCTTAGGAATTCTTCCAGATTCTGAATCAAGTCGCCATTTTGTTGAATTTGGCATTGTATTTTTAATGTTTACAATTGGTTTGGAATTTAGTTTACCTAAGTTAAATGCAATGAGAAATATATTATTCGGCTTAGGTGGGTCCCAAGTCTTAATAACACTTCTCGTTGTCATAATGTGTGGTGTATTTTTTGGATTGCAGCTACCTTCAGCATTTATTATTGGTGCAGCGCTTACGATGTCATCTACAGCCATAGTATCAAAGATTTTAATTGAGAGATCAGATTTAAATAGCCGACATGGAAGACTATCTATTGGAATTCTATTGTTCCAGGATATAGCAGTGATATTTGTTTTGATATTGATCCCTGTATTTAATAATTTAGAGGCAGATTTATTTAAATTAATTTTCTTTGCATTATTAAAAATTGTTTTTTTATTATTTATTGTATTTAAGGCTGGTAAACCAGTGATGAACTATTGGTTTGATATTGTTGCAAAAAATAAATCGAGAGAATTATTCGTTTTAAATGTTTTAATGATTACTCTTATTTTTTCTTATGTCACTAAATTGGCTGGTTTATCTTATGCGTTAGGGGCATTTCTTGCAGGTATGATTATCTCCGAAACTCGATATAGACACCAGGTAGAATCTGACATTACTTCATTTAGAAATATTTTATTAGGCTTATTTTTCATAAGTGTTGGCATGATGTTAAATATCGCGATATTCAAAGATAATTTCTCGCTAATTATTTTATTGTTTTTAACTTTTACAGTTTTTAAAATTATTCTAATCACCGCTTTAACAACGATGTTTAAGTATGAGCTTGGTGTAGGTATCAGAACAGGGATTATTTTATCTCAGGCGGGGGAATTTGGTTTTGTGATTTTAGCGCTAGGCCAAAAAAATGCAATTATTACTGGAGATATATTTCAAATTATATTATCTGTATGTTTATTGTCTATGCTGATAGCCCCAATATTAATTCCATTAAATGGTCGAATTGCTAGATGGATTGCAAAAGGATATTCAAAAAAATCAGAAACTCTTGTAAAGCAAATTGAAGGGGTAGGACATGATTATTCAGACCATGTGATTTTATGTGGTTATGGGAGAAGTGGACAATATCTTGGAAGATTTTTAAAAGAAGAAAATATTAGCTTTATCGCTATCGATATGGATTTAAATAGAGTAAGTGATGCCTCTATAGCTGGTGAAAATGTTATGTATGGAGATGCCAGCAGAAGGATCGTTCTCAGAGCTGCTGGAATTGAAAGAGCAAAGGCAGTAATCGTTGCATATACAGATGATAGGTCAACAGAAAAAGTGCTTAACGTTATTAGAGAGTCTTTTCCCATTTTACCGGTAATTGTTAGAGCTAAAGATGAATCGTCTGTAGATAAATTGCAAAATGCAGGAGCTACAGATGTAGTTCCTGAGGTACAAGAAGGTAGTTTAATGTTAGCGTCACATGCCCTTGTTCTTCTTGGAATACCCCTAAGCAATGTAATTAAAAAAATCAGAATCTTTAGAAGTGAAAGATATAAAATGTTTAGGGGGTATTTTGCTGGGGCAACAGATGTTGACCAGGAGGCTTCTAGTCATGACTTACCTCAACTTCACTCAGTAGAAATAAAAGAATATTTTTCTATTTGTAATAATT
- a CDS encoding KpsF/GutQ family sugar-phosphate isomerase — MSSKRIKLAQDVLNIEANEILKASDKISKEFSDAVECILRCEGRVILSGIGKSGHIAGKIASTLSSTGTPSFFMHPGEASHGDLGMITEKDVVIFLSNSGESQELILLVPLIKRIGAKIISITGDTNSTLFTESNIHINSSVKKEACPLGLAPTASSSLMLALGDALAVCVLNERDFGSEDFARSHPGGSLGKIVHIKDIMINLGSTPKINHEATIKDAIEEITNKKLGFTAIVDKKNVPKGIFTDGDLRRSLLSGVSLNTPISDVMKNSPITLNGKQMAIEALKIMEKEKISSFLITDTNNSLVGSLTLQSLFKAKIL, encoded by the coding sequence ATGTCGTCAAAAAGAATCAAGCTTGCTCAGGATGTTTTAAATATTGAAGCAAATGAGATATTAAAAGCGAGTGACAAAATATCAAAAGAATTTTCTGATGCGGTGGAATGCATTTTGCGCTGTGAAGGAAGAGTTATTTTAAGTGGTATTGGAAAATCAGGTCATATTGCTGGAAAAATAGCTTCTACTCTTTCAAGTACAGGAACTCCATCCTTCTTTATGCATCCTGGTGAAGCTAGCCATGGTGACCTAGGTATGATTACAGAGAAAGATGTTGTTATCTTTCTTTCTAATTCAGGAGAAAGCCAAGAACTCATTCTTCTAGTCCCACTTATTAAGAGGATAGGTGCAAAAATAATTAGTATTACCGGCGATACTAACTCTACTCTATTTACAGAAAGTAATATTCATATTAATTCCTCAGTTAAAAAAGAAGCATGCCCCCTGGGACTTGCTCCAACAGCTAGTTCGTCATTAATGTTAGCATTAGGTGATGCGCTGGCAGTCTGTGTTCTTAATGAAAGGGATTTTGGTTCGGAGGATTTTGCAAGATCGCACCCTGGTGGCTCACTTGGTAAGATTGTTCACATTAAAGATATTATGATTAATTTAGGATCAACACCAAAGATTAATCATGAAGCTACCATTAAAGATGCAATAGAGGAAATTACAAATAAAAAATTAGGTTTTACAGCTATTGTTGATAAGAAAAATGTACCAAAAGGAATATTCACTGATGGTGATTTAAGAAGATCACTTTTAAGTGGTGTTAGTCTTAATACACCTATTTCTGATGTAATGAAAAACTCTCCCATTACATTGAATGGAAAACAAATGGCGATAGAAGCACTCAAAATAATGGAGAAAGAAAAAATTTCATCTTTTTTAATCACTGATACAAATAATTCTTTAGTTGGCTCCCTAACACTGCAAAGCCTTTTTAAGGCTAAAATTCTATAG
- the lptC gene encoding LPS export ABC transporter periplasmic protein LptC, whose product MNLLSTAFAFIFIAIVALASFWLKEEVINEYKNFTLSKNSGPSFFLKDFDSTKTDEDGNLQSSLQADYMKHFKEEDKTSLFKPFYTKYKNKKKHSTIYSDLGEISKKGEEITLKENAILIRLPTKTKKTLKLYTHELNIYSELDVVTSQKAVKMIQEPNIEIDGVGMKYDNKEGILKLLSNVKVRYEKPTGDERFKD is encoded by the coding sequence ATGAATTTACTTTCAACGGCTTTTGCTTTTATTTTTATAGCTATTGTTGCATTAGCATCTTTTTGGCTTAAAGAAGAGGTTATAAATGAATATAAAAACTTTACGCTAAGTAAAAATAGTGGACCATCATTCTTCCTTAAAGATTTTGATTCAACTAAAACGGATGAAGATGGGAATTTACAATCTTCCCTTCAAGCTGATTATATGAAACATTTTAAAGAAGAAGATAAAACTTCCTTATTTAAACCTTTCTATACAAAATATAAAAATAAGAAAAAACATTCGACTATTTATAGCGATTTAGGTGAGATCAGCAAGAAGGGTGAGGAAATAACCCTTAAAGAAAATGCTATTCTTATAAGGCTTCCTACAAAAACAAAAAAGACTTTGAAACTCTATACTCATGAACTAAATATATATTCAGAATTAGATGTTGTCACAAGCCAAAAAGCTGTAAAAATGATTCAAGAACCAAATATTGAAATAGATGGAGTTGGAATGAAGTATGATAATAAAGAAGGCATTTTGAAACTTTTAAGCAATGTTAAAGTACGCTATGAAAAACCAACAGGTGATGAGAGATTCAAAGATTGA
- the lptA gene encoding lipopolysaccharide transport periplasmic protein LptA, translating into MTKNKYIYYIFVISILFCQFAISEEADSDKPIEIEADTMTVEETKNTSTYEGDVILTQGSLLINADKLIIREDRQGFQHSTSIGNPTTFRQKMEGSDEYIEGKALRIEYDGHMDKIHLYEKAFVKRGDDEVWGDYIMYDATSEFAQALSRKDEGGSETKKGRTKAIIKPKK; encoded by the coding sequence ATTACAAAAAATAAATATATATATTATATTTTCGTAATATCAATTTTATTCTGTCAATTTGCTATTTCAGAAGAGGCGGATAGTGATAAACCTATTGAAATTGAAGCTGATACAATGACAGTAGAAGAAACTAAAAATACAAGTACTTATGAAGGGGACGTAATTCTAACTCAAGGATCACTATTAATAAATGCAGACAAACTTATTATTAGAGAGGATAGACAGGGTTTTCAACATAGCACCTCCATTGGTAACCCAACAACTTTTAGACAAAAAATGGAAGGTTCTGATGAATATATTGAAGGCAAGGCGCTTCGTATTGAGTACGATGGTCATATGGATAAAATTCACTTATACGAAAAAGCCTTTGTAAAGAGAGGTGATGACGAGGTATGGGGAGATTACATAATGTATGATGCCACTAGTGAATTTGCACAAGCACTCTCAAGAAAAGATGAGGGTGGTTCAGAGACAAAAAAAGGGCGCACAAAAGCAATAATAAAGCCTAAAAAATAA
- the lptB gene encoding LPS export ABC transporter ATP-binding protein, translated as MSTLTIQNLRKSYKKNIVVKNVSLKIASGQIVGLLGPNGAGKTTTFYMIVGLIAADHGNILLDQKNLTKTPIHIRAKQGISYLPQEPSIFRKMDVSENIISILELRNLSKHQIKLELENLLKELNIQHIKNNTAISLSGGERRRVEIARCLANKPKFILLDEPFAGIDPIAVIDIQKIIKLLASNGIGILITDHSVRETLGICDQAYIVNQGEIFAQGTPKVIAQNQNVKDIYLGENFIL; from the coding sequence ATGTCTACTTTAACAATTCAAAACTTAAGAAAAAGCTATAAAAAAAATATTGTTGTAAAAAATGTTTCATTAAAAATAGCGAGTGGACAGATAGTAGGCTTACTAGGTCCCAACGGAGCAGGAAAAACAACAACTTTTTATATGATTGTCGGTTTAATAGCAGCTGATCATGGCAATATTTTATTAGATCAGAAAAATTTAACAAAAACTCCCATTCACATTAGAGCAAAACAAGGTATCTCATATTTACCACAAGAACCATCAATTTTCCGAAAGATGGATGTTAGTGAAAATATCATTAGCATTTTAGAGCTTCGAAATTTAAGTAAGCATCAAATTAAATTAGAGCTAGAAAACCTTTTGAAAGAATTAAATATTCAACACATTAAAAATAATACCGCTATTAGCCTTTCGGGTGGAGAGAGGAGAAGGGTTGAAATAGCAAGATGTCTGGCTAATAAACCAAAATTTATTCTTCTTGATGAACCTTTTGCCGGAATTGATCCTATTGCCGTCATTGATATTCAAAAAATTATCAAACTACTCGCCTCTAATGGAATTGGCATCTTAATTACTGACCATAGTGTTAGAGAAACTTTAGGTATCTGTGATCAAGCATATATTGTTAACCAAGGTGAAATTTTTGCACAAGGCACACCTAAGGTTATTGCTCAAAACCAGAATGTCAAAGATATATATTTAGGCGAGAACTTTATACTTTAA
- the rpoN gene encoding RNA polymerase factor sigma-54, translated as MKLGLNLRLSQSIKLTPLLQQSIKLLHASQSELNDLIEEYLSDNIFLKVKDTTLLSNQSSKSKYSSDENYYDILNNEEINQTLREYLVENIAIFNFSEEDQLTLSYLIDSIDENGYLIDSTEDIRNSIPIKQKPAIHRVEELLKIIQNSTHPGIGARNLTECLTIQLKLINNQEKICNLAEKLIKNHLSVLGNKNYEELKKNLKCNEIELADVVSLIKNLNPKPGLIFQKTDRTSYIAADVFVKKEGSQWITTLNEDNHIKLKLEENYQDLLSNSLENDLKEKFQEAKWLIKNLNERSISILRVSRAIMQNQINFLEHGESGIKPLTLKKIASDLELHESTISRISSNKFIATPHGIFEIKFFFNTLVGNETPDVSSRSLLSKINTLISKENPKKPYSDSAICKILNDDGIEIARRTVAKYRIKLKILPSYQRKV; from the coding sequence ATGAAGTTAGGTTTAAATTTAAGATTATCACAATCTATAAAATTAACTCCCTTGCTACAGCAATCAATAAAGCTTCTTCATGCATCACAATCAGAACTAAATGACCTGATTGAGGAATATCTATCAGATAATATTTTCCTTAAAGTAAAAGATACAACTTTATTATCTAATCAAAGTTCAAAATCTAAGTATTCATCCGATGAAAATTATTATGATATTTTAAATAATGAAGAAATAAACCAAACTCTAAGAGAATATTTAGTTGAGAATATTGCTATTTTTAACTTTAGCGAGGAGGACCAATTAACTCTGTCTTACTTAATAGATTCAATTGATGAAAATGGATATTTAATTGACTCTACAGAAGATATTAGAAACTCAATCCCTATTAAACAAAAACCAGCAATACATCGAGTCGAGGAGTTATTAAAAATAATACAAAATTCAACACACCCTGGTATTGGTGCAAGAAATCTAACAGAATGTTTAACTATTCAATTAAAACTTATCAATAATCAAGAAAAGATTTGTAATCTTGCTGAGAAATTAATAAAAAATCACTTAAGCGTCCTGGGAAACAAAAATTATGAGGAATTAAAAAAGAATTTAAAATGTAATGAAATAGAACTTGCGGATGTTGTCTCCTTAATTAAAAATTTAAATCCAAAACCTGGGCTAATCTTTCAAAAAACTGATCGAACATCATATATAGCAGCGGATGTTTTTGTTAAAAAAGAGGGTAGTCAGTGGATAACAACTTTGAATGAAGATAATCATATTAAACTGAAATTAGAAGAAAATTATCAAGATTTATTGAGTAATTCTCTTGAAAATGATTTGAAAGAAAAATTTCAAGAAGCAAAATGGTTGATAAAAAATTTAAATGAAAGGTCGATTTCAATTTTAAGAGTTTCCAGAGCAATTATGCAAAATCAGATTAACTTTTTAGAACATGGAGAGTCTGGCATCAAACCTTTAACATTAAAGAAAATTGCATCTGATCTTGAATTGCATGAATCAACTATTTCGAGAATCTCTTCAAATAAGTTTATTGCCACACCACATGGAATATTCGAAATAAAGTTTTTCTTTAACACATTGGTTGGAAATGAAACACCAGATGTTTCATCAAGATCACTTCTTAGTAAGATAAATACCCTAATTAGCAAAGAGAATCCCAAAAAGCCTTATTCAGATTCTGCGATATGTAAGATTCTAAACGACGATGGAATAGAAATAGCCAGAAGAACGGTTGCAAAGTACCGTATCAAATTAAAAATCTTACCCTCTTACCAAAGAAAAGTATAA
- the raiA gene encoding ribosome-associated translation inhibitor RaiA — MKINIIGHHLEITDGLKDHIGKKLKKIEGHSQEISEIKIILSVDNITHNAEGNIYLHKTDLHAKCSSSDMYQSIDLLVSKLGKQIIKHKDKIKSHQFHKNFKRTDFSAEN; from the coding sequence ATGAAAATAAACATAATAGGACATCATCTTGAGATTACCGATGGCTTAAAAGATCATATCGGGAAAAAACTAAAAAAAATAGAGGGACATTCTCAAGAAATTTCAGAAATTAAAATTATATTGAGTGTTGATAATATCACTCATAATGCTGAGGGTAATATTTACCTTCACAAGACTGATCTACATGCTAAATGTTCTAGTTCTGATATGTATCAATCAATTGATTTATTAGTTAGCAAACTCGGCAAACAAATAATTAAGCATAAAGACAAAATTAAGAGCCATCAATTTCACAAGAATTTCAAAAGAACTGATTTTTCAGCTGAAAATTAA
- a CDS encoding M3 family metallopeptidase: protein MNPFLVRDKLPDFFNVKPKHVIPAINKVINENIKVVSKIESMSESPNWMNFVAPLEICSERLNRVWSYINHINAVKSSTSYRKVYNQALAKVTEYSTHLGQSRILYNKYKNILQNNNQLSNSQKKLIKNEIISFELSGVALEKKQKARFKAIQSKLSKLSSSFDENILDSMNNFKLVISDKNLLKGIPDHVVKSAHLKAKAKKKEGFLFTIDFPSYLPIMQYADNRKLRKDIYTAYNTKASSLMDSKFDNTKNINHILKLKYEMSKLLGYSDISSMLLKTKMAKSPEEVISFLSKLTKKATKSALADIDDIYDIAKEFNIAKVMPWDIPYLSEKLKKKKFSITDEEIKQYFSVNNVLQGLFNICKKIYGLNINETKASTWHEDVKFFEIFNKEKQLVGKFYLDLYARKEKRGGAWMDEAISKYKFMNEEESPVAYLTCNFTPPLNGKAYLTHDEVITLFHEFGHGLHHLLTEVTEYSISGIKGVEWDAVELPSQFMENYCWEWSVIRDMSYNKKTNTYMPKKLFNNLLESKNFQSGLQTLRQVEFALFDIKLHTEYSPKNRSFMKILKNVRAQVSVINTPTWNKFPHSFSHIFSGGYASAYYSYKWAEVLSADAYSLFEEIGILSKTAGNKFKKEILSKGGSRTAMESFIAFRGRKPKINALLTHNGLTN, encoded by the coding sequence ATGAACCCATTTTTAGTAAGAGATAAATTGCCGGATTTTTTTAACGTAAAACCTAAACATGTGATTCCTGCAATAAATAAAGTAATTAACGAAAATATCAAAGTTGTTTCAAAAATAGAATCTATGAGCGAATCACCCAATTGGATGAACTTTGTTGCGCCCTTAGAGATATGCAGTGAGAGACTTAACAGGGTCTGGTCTTACATTAATCATATTAACGCAGTTAAAAGCTCAACATCATATAGGAAAGTCTACAACCAAGCGCTTGCCAAAGTTACTGAATATTCTACTCATTTAGGTCAAAGCCGCATTCTTTATAATAAGTATAAAAATATACTTCAAAATAATAATCAATTATCAAATTCACAGAAAAAACTTATTAAGAATGAAATTATATCTTTTGAGCTTTCTGGTGTTGCTTTAGAAAAAAAACAAAAGGCAAGATTTAAAGCAATTCAAAGCAAACTATCAAAGCTATCATCTTCTTTTGATGAAAATATCTTAGATTCTATGAATAATTTTAAATTAGTTATTTCAGATAAAAATTTATTAAAAGGAATTCCAGATCATGTTGTTAAATCTGCACATTTAAAAGCTAAAGCTAAAAAAAAGGAGGGTTTTTTATTTACCATTGACTTCCCAAGCTATTTACCAATCATGCAATATGCAGATAACCGCAAACTAAGAAAAGATATTTATACCGCATATAATACAAAAGCTTCTTCATTGATGGATAGTAAGTTTGATAATACAAAAAATATAAATCATATACTCAAACTTAAATACGAGATGTCAAAGTTACTTGGCTACTCAGATATCTCGTCAATGCTCTTAAAAACTAAGATGGCTAAATCTCCGGAAGAGGTTATATCTTTCTTATCAAAACTTACAAAAAAAGCAACGAAATCGGCCTTAGCTGATATTGATGATATTTATGATATCGCAAAAGAATTTAATATTGCTAAAGTAATGCCGTGGGATATACCTTATCTTTCTGAAAAACTAAAAAAGAAAAAATTCAGTATTACTGATGAAGAAATTAAACAATATTTTTCTGTTAATAACGTATTGCAGGGGCTTTTTAATATTTGCAAAAAGATTTATGGTTTAAATATTAATGAAACAAAAGCATCTACATGGCATGAAGATGTTAAATTTTTTGAAATATTTAATAAGGAGAAGCAGTTAGTAGGGAAATTCTATTTAGATCTATATGCGAGAAAAGAGAAACGTGGCGGTGCCTGGATGGATGAAGCAATTTCTAAATATAAATTTATGAATGAAGAAGAAAGCCCCGTTGCCTATCTGACTTGTAATTTTACTCCTCCATTAAATGGTAAAGCATACTTAACACATGATGAGGTAATCACTTTATTTCACGAATTTGGACATGGACTTCATCATCTTCTAACTGAAGTGACAGAATATTCTATTTCAGGAATAAAGGGAGTAGAGTGGGATGCAGTTGAACTACCCAGTCAGTTTATGGAAAATTATTGCTGGGAATGGTCTGTCATAAGAGATATGTCGTATAACAAAAAAACTAATACCTATATGCCTAAAAAGCTCTTTAATAATTTGTTAGAGTCGAAGAATTTCCAATCAGGTTTACAAACATTGAGGCAAGTTGAATTTGCATTATTTGATATTAAACTTCACACAGAATATTCACCAAAGAATAGAAGTTTTATGAAGATTCTGAAAAATGTTAGAGCTCAAGTTTCAGTTATAAATACACCTACGTGGAACAAATTCCCCCATAGCTTTAGTCATATTTTTTCAGGAGGATATGCTTCAGCCTACTATAGCTATAAATGGGCCGAAGTGCTTTCTGCTGATGCCTATAGCTTATTTGAAGAAATCGGAATTTTATCAAAAACAGCAGGTAATAAATTTAAAAAAGAAATTCTCTCTAAAGGAGGGTCTAGAACTGCAATGGAATCTTTTATTGCTTTTAGGGGAAGAAAACCAAAAATAAATGCTTTGCTAACCCATAATGGACTAACAAATTAA
- the xth gene encoding exodeoxyribonuclease III yields MKIASWNVNSLKVRLPQVLDWINLNQPDVLCLQETKQNNDNFPHDVFEQEGLFSYHNGQNTYNGVAIISNKELIDVQFDIPNFYDEQKRLISGIYPNDEDPKFRVISAYVPNGQSLNSDKFEYKINWLKSFISSLQKKIDGVENIITGDFNIAPTKLDCYESKSWDGKILVSPQERKYFDKLLNLGFIDTFREMNPNAKEFSWWDYRIPFKRNLGMRIDHILLSKNLLTFLKKAYIDKTTRTFERPSDHVPVVIELSLNP; encoded by the coding sequence ATGAAGATAGCATCGTGGAATGTAAATTCATTAAAAGTTAGACTTCCTCAAGTTTTAGATTGGATAAATTTGAATCAACCTGATGTTCTTTGTTTACAAGAAACAAAGCAAAATAATGATAATTTTCCGCATGATGTTTTTGAACAGGAAGGTCTCTTCTCATATCATAACGGACAAAATACCTATAATGGTGTTGCAATAATAAGCAATAAAGAATTAATTGACGTTCAATTTGATATTCCTAATTTCTATGATGAACAAAAAAGATTAATATCTGGAATATATCCTAATGATGAAGATCCTAAGTTTCGCGTTATATCTGCTTACGTCCCTAACGGACAGTCACTTAACTCAGATAAATTTGAGTATAAAATTAATTGGCTCAAATCATTTATTAGTTCTTTACAAAAAAAAATTGATGGAGTTGAAAATATTATTACTGGAGATTTTAATATTGCGCCAACAAAGCTAGATTGTTATGAGTCAAAATCATGGGATGGAAAAATTTTGGTATCGCCTCAAGAGCGAAAATATTTTGATAAATTACTTAATCTAGGATTCATTGACACATTTAGAGAGATGAATCCTAATGCAAAAGAATTCTCCTGGTGGGACTATAGAATACCTTTTAAACGAAACTTGGGAATGCGTATTGATCATATCCTTTTATCAAAAAACCTATTAACTTTTTTAAAAAAAGCCTACATTGATAAAACGACGCGCACTTTTGAACGACCATCAGATCATGTTCCAGTAGTTATTGAATTAAGCCTTAATCCCTAA
- a CDS encoding response regulator — MAKIKVRLLIVDDEKDIRDSLNDILTDEGYEVYLAENALEAKKIKLAQTFDLILLDIWMPDIDGLSLLKEWASNNEINCPVVMMSGHGTIDTAIEATKIGATDFLEKPISLQKLLKTISSALKNSVELKKIDKTFFDECNLKFVKDIQVEINRLKKIDLVSFVGNKTNFIEIFISMLFTTDYYLVKRVSNINNNLLNMIQTSGLKFILFENCLDGAIKYKDSKKIFNELIANKIKIIFLEKERATLDSFFENENENKFAIFEPPKISNDRDLIPDLSNALLTFHLNKNPNISFKILDISALNTLRNKVGIESLDQLDKTIVSLIKTSDTELIDKDDVDTHFDKHNSPIDQNSNDEIKIDFLYEKPLKESRDLFETMYLKHHLSQNKSITELSKKTGVERTHLYRKLKQLGIKA; from the coding sequence ATGGCTAAGATAAAAGTTAGACTTCTTATAGTTGACGATGAAAAAGATATAAGAGATTCACTAAATGATATTTTAACTGACGAGGGGTATGAAGTTTACTTGGCTGAAAATGCATTGGAGGCAAAAAAAATAAAATTAGCCCAAACTTTTGACTTAATCTTACTTGATATTTGGATGCCAGATATTGATGGCCTTTCCTTACTTAAAGAATGGGCATCGAATAATGAAATAAATTGTCCAGTTGTTATGATGTCTGGACATGGAACCATAGATACGGCGATTGAGGCTACAAAAATCGGAGCAACAGATTTCTTAGAAAAACCTATATCCTTGCAAAAACTTCTTAAGACTATTTCAAGTGCTCTTAAAAATTCAGTTGAGTTAAAAAAGATTGATAAGACTTTTTTTGATGAATGTAATCTAAAGTTTGTAAAAGATATTCAAGTTGAAATTAATCGACTTAAGAAGATTGATTTGGTTTCTTTTGTAGGTAATAAAACTAATTTTATTGAAATTTTTATATCTATGTTATTTACTACTGATTACTATTTAGTTAAGAGAGTTTCTAATATAAATAATAATTTATTAAATATGATTCAAACATCAGGATTAAAATTTATATTGTTCGAAAATTGCCTTGATGGGGCAATAAAGTATAAGGATAGTAAAAAAATATTTAATGAGTTAATTGCGAATAAAATAAAGATCATTTTTTTAGAAAAAGAAAGAGCTACACTTGACAGCTTTTTTGAAAATGAAAATGAAAATAAGTTTGCTATCTTTGAGCCACCAAAAATATCTAATGATAGAGATTTAATCCCTGATTTATCTAATGCATTGCTTACATTTCATTTAAATAAAAATCCTAATATTTCTTTTAAGATTCTTGATATTTCGGCTTTAAACACATTAAGAAATAAAGTTGGAATAGAAAGTTTAGATCAGCTTGATAAAACTATCGTATCACTAATTAAGACATCAGATACTGAACTCATTGATAAAGATGATGTTGATACTCACTTTGATAAACATAATTCACCTATTGATCAAAATAGTAATGATGAAATAAAAATAGATTTTTTATATGAAAAACCCCTTAAAGAATCAAGAGATTTGTTTGAAACTATGTATCTAAAACATCACCTTAGTCAAAATAAGTCTATTACTGAATTATCCAAAAAAACAGGAGTAGAAAGAACACACCTTTATAGAAAACTTAAACAATTAGGGATTAAGGCTTAA